A DNA window from Streptomyces parvus contains the following coding sequences:
- a CDS encoding ABC transporter substrate-binding protein, giving the protein MPCTARTSRLALAASAASLALLATACGGSGSDASGPVDGKPVTLTFWSATAGAKETADAFNKTHTGIKVKFSMVPAGPEGVTKLSNAVKGGNAPDVATMDYSALPEYASEGNLEDLTPSSGDLVKKEFPEAVQSLVNLGGSTWAVPFDVTPIQLFYRKDLFEKHGVDVPTTWAEYRTAAEKIHTGDPGVTITNFGGGDPALLSGLAWQAGARWYGTSGDAWKVNIDDAASRKVAAYWDDLLADGLASKTPLWGEGETKERATGKVATIIGAAWSAGNFPVSYPDSKGKWGIAPLPTWDGKASTGMYGGTSYIVPKGSEHTEAAAEFIEWVTTDPEAMTARLSSLKTPSSALPANEGMRAAAAKEFDNSYFGDQDVYALAGRAAGTIVPGWTWGPVQQQVTSVQMAAGGDHTKMLSSGQAKGESAVTDRGLKLDK; this is encoded by the coding sequence ATGCCCTGTACCGCCCGCACGTCCCGCCTCGCCCTGGCGGCGTCCGCCGCCTCACTCGCCCTGCTCGCCACCGCCTGCGGCGGCTCGGGCTCGGACGCCTCGGGCCCCGTCGACGGCAAGCCCGTCACCCTCACCTTCTGGTCGGCAACCGCGGGCGCCAAGGAGACCGCCGACGCCTTCAACAAGACGCACACCGGCATCAAGGTGAAGTTCTCCATGGTCCCCGCGGGTCCCGAGGGCGTCACCAAACTGTCCAACGCGGTCAAGGGCGGCAACGCCCCCGACGTGGCCACCATGGACTACTCCGCCCTGCCCGAGTACGCCAGCGAGGGCAACCTGGAAGACCTGACCCCCAGCTCCGGCGACCTGGTGAAGAAGGAGTTCCCCGAAGCCGTCCAGTCCCTGGTCAACCTCGGCGGGTCCACCTGGGCGGTCCCTTTCGACGTCACACCGATCCAGCTCTTCTACCGCAAGGACCTCTTCGAGAAGCACGGCGTCGACGTGCCGACGACCTGGGCCGAATACCGTACGGCCGCCGAGAAGATCCACACCGGCGACCCCGGGGTCACCATCACCAACTTCGGCGGTGGCGATCCCGCCCTGCTCTCCGGCCTCGCCTGGCAGGCCGGCGCCCGGTGGTACGGCACCAGCGGCGACGCCTGGAAGGTGAACATCGACGACGCGGCCTCCCGCAAGGTCGCCGCCTACTGGGACGACCTCCTCGCCGACGGACTCGCCTCCAAGACCCCCCTCTGGGGCGAGGGCGAGACCAAGGAACGCGCCACCGGCAAGGTCGCCACCATCATCGGTGCCGCCTGGAGTGCGGGGAACTTCCCCGTCAGCTACCCCGACTCCAAGGGCAAGTGGGGCATAGCGCCCCTGCCCACCTGGGACGGCAAGGCGAGCACCGGCATGTATGGCGGAACCTCCTACATCGTGCCCAAGGGCAGCGAACACACCGAGGCCGCCGCCGAGTTCATCGAATGGGTCACCACCGACCCGGAGGCCATGACCGCCCGCCTCAGCTCCCTCAAGACCCCCAGCAGCGCCCTGCCCGCCAACGAGGGTATGCGCGCCGCGGCGGCGAAGGAGTTCGACAACTCCTACTTCGGGGACCAGGACGTCTACGCCCTGGCCGGTCGGGCGGCCGGCACCATCGTGCCCGGCTGGACCTGGGGCCCGGTCCAGCAGCAGGTCACCTCGGTGCAGATGGCCGCGGGCGGCGACCACACGAAGATGCTGAGCTCCGGTCAGGCGAAGGGCGAGAGCGCGGTCACCGACCGCGGTCTGAAGCTCGACAAGTAG
- a CDS encoding hemolysin family protein, which translates to MSEVVLLLLALALTLACAVFVAAEFSLTTIERSELERAAKAGERGAESALKAAKRLTFQLSGAQLGITVTSLVIGMLAEPSLAVLLRGPLEAVGLPSGAVSTVATLLGVAVSTVVLMVVGELVPKNWAISSPLTVAKVVSTPQRAFTAAFGPLIRHLNNTANRFVRRLGLEPAEELASARTPQELIALAQHSAREGAIEQDSAELFVRTLHLAELSAENVMTPRIDVRALEAHATAADAANLTLATGLSRFPVYRDSLDEVIGTVHIRDVLALDESERSRTPVTALATEPLLVPDSLPVDRLLAQLRKHRTMAVVIDEYGGTAGVATVEDIVEEVVGEVRDEHDPHERPDIAPAEPLGDGREVWAAEGSIRLDQLDRIGFTAPEGPYETLAGLLANQLARIPVRADRVEVDGWQFDVLDIEHHRADRVRITAPAPAPALVKEDAR; encoded by the coding sequence GTGAGCGAAGTGGTCCTTCTTCTCCTCGCCCTCGCGCTGACACTGGCCTGTGCGGTGTTCGTCGCGGCGGAGTTCTCGCTCACGACCATCGAGCGGAGCGAGCTCGAACGCGCCGCGAAGGCCGGTGAGCGCGGCGCCGAGAGCGCACTCAAGGCAGCCAAGCGGCTCACCTTCCAGCTCTCCGGCGCCCAGCTCGGCATCACCGTGACCTCCCTGGTCATCGGCATGCTGGCCGAGCCGTCCCTCGCGGTGCTGCTGCGCGGCCCGCTGGAGGCCGTCGGGCTGCCGTCGGGGGCCGTGTCCACGGTCGCCACGCTCCTCGGCGTGGCGGTGTCCACGGTGGTCCTCATGGTCGTCGGTGAGCTGGTCCCGAAGAACTGGGCGATCTCCAGCCCGCTCACGGTCGCCAAGGTCGTCTCGACCCCGCAGCGGGCGTTCACGGCGGCTTTCGGCCCGCTGATCCGGCACCTCAACAACACCGCGAACCGCTTCGTGCGGCGACTGGGCCTGGAGCCGGCCGAGGAGCTGGCCTCCGCCCGTACGCCGCAGGAGCTGATCGCGCTCGCCCAGCACTCCGCCCGTGAGGGCGCCATCGAGCAGGACTCGGCCGAGCTGTTCGTCCGGACGCTGCACCTGGCCGAGCTGTCCGCCGAGAACGTCATGACGCCGCGCATCGACGTCCGGGCACTGGAAGCGCACGCCACGGCTGCCGACGCCGCCAACCTCACGCTGGCCACGGGCCTGTCCCGCTTCCCGGTCTACCGGGACAGCCTGGACGAGGTCATCGGCACGGTCCACATCCGCGACGTCCTCGCCCTGGACGAGTCGGAGCGGTCCCGGACCCCGGTCACGGCGCTCGCCACCGAGCCGCTCCTCGTCCCCGACTCGCTGCCCGTCGACCGGCTGCTGGCTCAGCTGCGCAAGCACCGGACGATGGCTGTGGTGATCGACGAGTACGGCGGTACGGCGGGGGTGGCCACCGTCGAGGACATCGTGGAGGAGGTCGTCGGCGAGGTCCGCGACGAGCACGACCCCCATGAGCGCCCCGACATCGCACCGGCCGAGCCGCTCGGCGACGGCCGCGAGGTCTGGGCGGCCGAGGGCAGCATCCGGCTGGACCAGCTCGACCGGATCGGGTTCACCGCGCCGGAAGGCCCGTACGAGACGCTCGCCGGCCTCCTCGCCAACCAGCTGGCCCGCATCCCCGTCCGTGCGGACCGGGTGGAGGTCGACGGCTGGCAGTTCGACGTGCTCGACATCGAGCACCACCGGGCCGACCGGGTCCGGATCACCGCGCCGGCGCCGGCGCCGGCCCTCGTGAAGGAGGACGCCCGATGA
- a CDS encoding GNAT family N-acetyltransferase, producing the protein MTPTLRTERLLLEPYVPEDEEDFVALFQDTRVSRWMGDGPSSEAEDRALFGRVFTMVYAQDLFAVWAVRRDGRLVGHAEIKRTDTVDGHEIIYALAPTAWGSGLGTELARAVVAHGFDTLGLDEVHATVAAANEASLTLLDRMGFAYVRDIEEDDGSTTRVLTLRR; encoded by the coding sequence GTGACCCCCACTCTGCGCACCGAGAGGCTTCTGCTGGAGCCGTACGTCCCCGAGGACGAAGAGGACTTCGTCGCTCTGTTCCAGGACACCAGGGTGTCCCGGTGGATGGGGGACGGCCCTTCCTCCGAGGCGGAGGACCGGGCGCTGTTCGGGCGGGTCTTCACCATGGTCTACGCCCAGGACCTCTTCGCCGTCTGGGCCGTCCGCCGCGACGGCCGGCTGGTCGGGCACGCCGAGATCAAGCGGACCGACACCGTCGACGGCCACGAGATCATCTACGCCCTCGCGCCCACGGCGTGGGGCTCCGGCCTGGGGACCGAACTGGCCCGGGCCGTCGTCGCCCACGGCTTCGACACCCTCGGACTGGACGAGGTCCACGCCACCGTCGCCGCCGCGAACGAGGCGTCGCTGACCCTGCTGGACAGGATGGGCTTCGCGTACGTGAGGGACATCGAGGAGGACGACGGCAGCACCACCCGCGTGCTGACCCTCCGCCGCTGA
- a CDS encoding substrate-binding domain-containing protein — MRLHVDQRHERVLELVRERGSLRVAELAEELGMSAVTLRRDVEALAAQGLVERLHGAVVWPSGQSRPAPAPAPTAEGLVVGMVVPTTEYYYADVVRGARQTVEAAGARLTIGLSRYLPDEDAAQARRLLSTGADGLLLTPSWERGCPEQGEGLWTVEQETPVVLVERSAPLGHPAARLDRVRSDHAHGAAEAVAHLARLGHRAIALAVQDSPTAPRLRVGYRAAVEALGLTPVSPSPLGEAPSQSEADRFERTLEYLCQGVASGNVTAAIVHSDADAIVLIPRLQARGVRVPEDLAVIAYDDEVASLADLPLTAVAPDKHAVGAAAARLLLSRLGVDDPGAAGPGAGARRHLDILPTLRVRVSCGAAAAL; from the coding sequence ATGCGACTGCACGTCGACCAGCGCCACGAGCGAGTGCTCGAACTCGTCCGCGAGCGCGGCAGCCTGCGCGTCGCCGAACTCGCCGAGGAGCTCGGCATGTCCGCCGTGACCCTGCGCCGGGACGTCGAGGCGCTGGCGGCCCAGGGCCTGGTGGAGCGGCTGCACGGCGCGGTGGTGTGGCCCTCCGGGCAGTCCCGGCCCGCCCCGGCCCCCGCGCCGACCGCCGAAGGCCTGGTGGTGGGCATGGTGGTGCCGACCACCGAGTACTACTACGCGGACGTGGTGCGCGGTGCCCGGCAGACCGTCGAGGCCGCGGGCGCCCGGCTCACCATCGGTCTCTCCCGTTACCTCCCCGACGAGGACGCCGCCCAGGCCCGGCGGCTGCTGTCCACCGGCGCCGACGGGCTGTTGCTCACCCCGAGCTGGGAGCGCGGCTGCCCGGAGCAGGGCGAGGGCCTGTGGACGGTGGAGCAGGAGACCCCGGTCGTCCTGGTGGAACGCTCGGCGCCCCTCGGCCACCCGGCGGCGCGCCTGGACCGGGTCCGCTCGGACCATGCCCACGGGGCCGCCGAAGCGGTGGCGCACCTGGCCCGGCTCGGGCACCGGGCGATCGCCCTCGCCGTGCAGGACAGCCCGACCGCTCCCCGGCTCCGGGTCGGCTACCGGGCAGCCGTGGAGGCGCTGGGGCTGACCCCGGTCTCGCCCTCACCTCTGGGCGAGGCCCCGTCGCAGTCGGAGGCCGATCGTTTCGAGCGAACCCTGGAGTATCTGTGCCAGGGCGTGGCGAGCGGCAACGTGACCGCGGCGATCGTGCACAGCGACGCCGACGCGATCGTCCTCATCCCCCGGCTCCAGGCCAGGGGGGTACGGGTGCCCGAGGACCTCGCGGTGATCGCGTACGACGACGAGGTCGCATCGCTCGCCGACCTGCCGCTCACCGCGGTGGCCCCGGACAAGCACGCCGTGGGAGCCGCCGCCGCCCGGCTCCTGCTCTCCCGCCTCGGCGTCGACGACCCCGGCGCGGCGGGCCCGGGTGCCGGCGCCCGCCGGCACCTGGACATCCTGCCCACCTTGCGGGTCCGGGTCTCCTGCGGGGCGGCCGCCGCTCTCTGA
- a CDS encoding carbohydrate ABC transporter permease, translating into MSTQTAHREAPTAATRREGTERRAAPRPPARRKPTGGLTSRVAVNAVLAVVAVYTLMPLTWLLIASTKSYRDLFATNPFSVGDFHLPANLNALLAYNDGVFVRWMLNSLLYTVVASLLSTLISVACGYAFDKYAFRGREKWFGVVLVGVLIPSTVVQLPLYLMASELGLVNTYWAVLIPSLVNPFGVYLARVFSEGYVPGEVLEAARVDGAGEVQTFVKVALPMLAPGFVTIFLFSFTASWNNFYGALMMLNDDRLYPVNLGLFMWNQNVYQQPELYPLVIIGSLVAVVPLIVAFLCLQRFWRSGLTAGAVK; encoded by the coding sequence ATGAGCACCCAGACAGCCCACCGCGAGGCACCGACCGCCGCCACCCGGCGCGAGGGGACCGAACGCCGCGCCGCGCCACGGCCGCCCGCCCGCAGGAAGCCCACCGGCGGCCTCACCTCCCGGGTGGCGGTGAACGCCGTGCTCGCCGTCGTCGCCGTCTACACCCTGATGCCGCTGACCTGGCTCCTCATCGCCTCCACCAAGAGCTACCGGGACCTGTTCGCCACCAACCCGTTCAGCGTCGGCGACTTCCACCTCCCGGCCAACCTCAACGCCCTCCTCGCGTACAACGACGGCGTCTTCGTCCGCTGGATGCTCAACAGCCTCCTCTACACCGTCGTCGCGTCCCTCCTCTCCACCCTCATCTCCGTCGCCTGCGGCTACGCCTTCGACAAGTACGCCTTCCGCGGCCGGGAGAAGTGGTTCGGCGTCGTCCTCGTCGGCGTCCTCATCCCCTCGACCGTCGTCCAGCTCCCGCTCTACCTCATGGCCTCCGAACTGGGCCTCGTCAACACCTACTGGGCCGTCCTGATCCCCAGCCTCGTCAACCCCTTCGGCGTCTACCTGGCCCGCGTCTTCTCCGAGGGGTACGTGCCGGGCGAGGTCCTCGAAGCCGCCCGCGTCGACGGAGCCGGCGAGGTGCAGACCTTCGTCAAGGTCGCCCTGCCGATGCTCGCGCCCGGCTTCGTGACCATCTTCCTGTTCTCCTTCACCGCCAGCTGGAACAACTTCTACGGCGCGCTCATGATGCTCAACGACGACCGGCTCTACCCGGTCAACCTCGGCCTGTTCATGTGGAACCAGAACGTCTACCAGCAGCCGGAGCTCTACCCGCTGGTCATCATCGGCTCCCTCGTCGCCGTCGTCCCCCTGATCGTCGCCTTCCTCTGCCTCCAGCGCTTCTGGCGCTCGGGCCTCACCGCAGGAGCCGTCAAGTGA
- a CDS encoding polysaccharide lyase 8 family protein translates to MTSAWSRRTFLATSAVLTAASGGALMLATPGAASAGPEDDPYAALRTTWSALLLGEGFSPTAEPFKSRLADLGAKASQWLEAMAPAEGSLWPDAVFADPDPDTDAESYVLSGRMADSFVRLNTMAQAYRQQGTGLTGNTGLRDAVLTGLEHLNTQVYNDGQTRYGNWYSWQIGAPQALLDVCVLMYDSIVPERLARYCAAVDHFVPDSAVASYTGTSTGANRVDLCRVLALRGVVGKSAAKIALARDALSPVFPLVTKGDGLYADGSFIQHTTVPYTGSYGSVMLGGLGLLFALLKGTTWEVTDPKRQVVFDAVENAWAPFLYNGLVMDSVAGRAISRGEVDDHRRGHPVLASIVLLGRGASAAENARWRALVKGWAQRDYYSPPLNNPSLGLTALARIKSVLDDTALAPIAEPAGHRLFPDMARATHRRPGWAASLSMADRRTTYYETGNGENLRGWHTGNGMLYWWGDTFANGQYSDAFWPTVDPYRLPGTTVSRKVLADGAGGDWGVALPDVNWVGGVTDTKRAAVGQYLKGLSSTLMANKSWFFLDDTVVCLGAGIHGRDGAAVETTVDNRNLGPTGNAPFTVDGSAKPVTAPWSATLSGASWAHLAGHGGYVFPGGATVKALRENRTGRWRDINRAGSTDPVSRKYLTLWFDHGTDPSDATYAYQLLPGASEQRTAARAADSGWLRVLANTDEQQGVAVPSLGLTAVNFWFGASVGPLVADAPCSVMVTEHADGTATVCVSDPMRMRTSLTLTWNRAVASVVSKPGTVTSATAGASLRLVFGDLSGARGATQTVRVRLA, encoded by the coding sequence ATGACTTCTGCCTGGTCCCGCCGCACCTTCCTCGCCACCTCCGCGGTGCTCACCGCCGCAAGCGGCGGAGCACTCATGCTCGCCACGCCCGGCGCCGCCTCCGCCGGCCCCGAGGACGATCCGTACGCCGCGCTCCGCACCACATGGAGCGCCCTGCTCCTCGGCGAGGGGTTCAGCCCGACCGCCGAGCCCTTCAAGAGCCGACTGGCCGATCTCGGCGCGAAGGCGTCGCAGTGGCTGGAGGCGATGGCCCCGGCGGAGGGCTCGCTCTGGCCCGACGCCGTCTTCGCGGATCCGGACCCGGACACGGACGCCGAGTCGTACGTCCTATCGGGGCGGATGGCCGACAGCTTCGTCCGTCTGAACACCATGGCCCAGGCCTACCGTCAGCAGGGCACCGGGCTGACCGGGAACACCGGACTGCGCGACGCCGTGCTCACCGGTCTTGAGCACCTCAACACCCAGGTGTACAACGACGGGCAGACCCGGTACGGCAACTGGTACAGCTGGCAGATCGGCGCGCCGCAGGCCCTGCTGGACGTGTGCGTGCTGATGTACGACTCCATCGTCCCGGAGCGGCTCGCCCGCTACTGCGCCGCCGTCGACCATTTCGTACCGGACTCCGCCGTCGCCTCGTACACCGGGACCAGCACCGGGGCGAACCGGGTCGACCTGTGCCGGGTGCTGGCCCTGCGCGGGGTCGTCGGCAAGAGCGCGGCGAAGATCGCACTGGCCCGGGACGCCCTCTCGCCCGTCTTCCCGCTGGTGACGAAGGGCGACGGGCTGTACGCGGACGGCTCGTTCATCCAGCACACCACCGTGCCCTACACCGGCAGCTACGGATCGGTGATGCTCGGCGGGCTCGGGCTGCTGTTCGCGCTGCTGAAGGGGACCACGTGGGAGGTCACCGACCCGAAGCGGCAGGTGGTGTTCGACGCGGTGGAGAACGCGTGGGCCCCGTTCCTCTACAACGGCCTGGTCATGGACTCCGTCGCGGGGCGCGCGATCAGCCGGGGCGAGGTCGACGACCACCGGCGCGGGCACCCCGTCCTGGCCTCCATCGTGCTGCTGGGGCGGGGCGCGTCGGCCGCCGAGAACGCCCGGTGGCGGGCGCTCGTCAAGGGCTGGGCGCAACGCGACTACTACAGCCCGCCGTTGAACAACCCCTCGCTCGGGCTCACCGCACTGGCCCGGATCAAGAGCGTCCTGGACGACACCGCTCTCGCCCCGATCGCCGAGCCGGCGGGCCACCGGCTCTTCCCCGACATGGCCCGGGCCACCCACCGCCGTCCCGGCTGGGCGGCGTCGCTGAGCATGGCCGACCGGCGGACCACCTATTACGAGACCGGCAACGGCGAGAACCTGCGCGGCTGGCACACCGGGAACGGGATGCTCTACTGGTGGGGCGACACCTTCGCCAACGGCCAGTACAGCGACGCGTTCTGGCCCACCGTCGACCCGTACCGGCTGCCCGGCACCACGGTCTCGCGCAAGGTGCTCGCCGACGGGGCGGGCGGTGACTGGGGCGTCGCGCTCCCGGATGTGAACTGGGTCGGCGGGGTCACCGACACCAAGCGCGCCGCCGTGGGGCAGTATCTCAAGGGCCTGTCCAGCACGCTGATGGCGAATAAGTCGTGGTTCTTCCTCGACGACACGGTGGTGTGTCTGGGCGCGGGCATCCACGGCCGCGACGGCGCGGCCGTGGAGACCACGGTCGACAACCGGAACCTGGGGCCGACGGGCAACGCCCCGTTCACCGTCGACGGCTCGGCGAAACCGGTCACCGCCCCCTGGTCGGCGACGCTGTCCGGCGCGTCCTGGGCGCACCTGGCCGGGCACGGCGGTTACGTGTTCCCGGGCGGGGCGACGGTGAAGGCGCTGCGGGAGAACCGGACGGGGCGCTGGCGCGACATCAACAGGGCGGGTTCCACGGATCCGGTCTCCCGGAAGTACCTCACCCTCTGGTTCGACCACGGCACGGACCCGTCGGACGCCACGTACGCCTACCAGCTCCTGCCCGGCGCGTCCGAACAGCGCACGGCGGCACGGGCTGCCGACAGCGGCTGGCTGCGCGTGCTCGCCAATACGGACGAACAGCAGGGGGTGGCGGTCCCCTCGCTCGGGCTGACGGCGGTCAACTTCTGGTTCGGCGCAAGCGTCGGGCCGCTGGTGGCGGACGCCCCGTGCTCGGTGATGGTGACCGAGCACGCCGACGGGACGGCGACGGTGTGCGTGAGCGACCCCATGCGGATGCGCACCAGCCTGACCCTCACGTGGAACCGGGCGGTCGCCTCGGTCGTATCGAAGCCGGGTACGGTGACGTCGGCGACCGCGGGCGCGTCGCTGCGCCTCGTCTTCGGCGATCTGTCCGGTGCGCGCGGGGCGACACAGACGGTCAGGGTGCGGCTGGCCTGA
- a CDS encoding sporulation protein → MVFKKLLGALGVGGPSVDTVLQPGPALPGGVVSGEVRLRGGGTDVTVDRISLLLVARVEREGQEEEDEGTVVLERFTVGGGFRLAEEADHTVPFTLTLPWETPITELHGQHLGPVLGIRTELEIAGARDKGDLDALAVGPLPAQEAILEAFGQLGYAFRSADLELGHIRGTGQRLPCYQEIEILPPAGHAHAVNEIEVTFIAAPGGLEVVIEADKRAGFFSEGHDTVHRFTASHHAAPQTDWNARVDAWLKEVVAGHGAHGAPAPYGDDHGDRHRSGPGAGAVAAGAAAGVAVGVVGGMVAAEVVDEIGDAFEGEEDEGSEEEG, encoded by the coding sequence ATGGTGTTCAAGAAGTTGCTCGGAGCCCTCGGCGTCGGCGGCCCCTCGGTCGACACCGTTCTGCAGCCCGGCCCGGCCCTGCCCGGTGGTGTCGTCTCAGGAGAGGTCCGCCTGCGGGGCGGCGGGACGGACGTGACGGTCGACCGGATCTCCCTTCTCCTCGTCGCCCGGGTCGAGAGGGAGGGCCAGGAGGAAGAGGACGAGGGCACGGTCGTCCTCGAACGGTTCACCGTCGGCGGCGGGTTCCGGCTGGCGGAGGAGGCCGACCACACGGTGCCCTTCACCCTCACCCTGCCGTGGGAGACGCCGATCACCGAACTCCACGGCCAGCACCTCGGCCCCGTGCTCGGCATCCGGACGGAGCTGGAGATCGCGGGGGCACGCGACAAGGGCGACCTCGACGCGCTCGCGGTGGGACCGCTGCCCGCGCAGGAAGCGATCCTGGAGGCCTTCGGCCAGCTCGGCTACGCCTTCAGGTCCGCGGACCTGGAGCTCGGCCACATCCGCGGAACCGGCCAGCGACTGCCCTGCTACCAGGAGATCGAGATCCTCCCGCCGGCCGGTCACGCCCACGCCGTGAACGAGATCGAGGTGACCTTCATCGCCGCACCGGGCGGCCTGGAGGTGGTCATCGAGGCGGACAAACGCGCCGGGTTCTTCTCGGAGGGCCACGACACGGTGCACCGCTTCACCGCATCCCACCACGCGGCCCCGCAGACCGACTGGAACGCCCGGGTCGACGCCTGGCTGAAGGAGGTCGTCGCCGGCCACGGGGCCCATGGAGCGCCGGCCCCCTACGGTGACGACCACGGCGACCGGCACCGCTCGGGCCCGGGTGCGGGCGCGGTGGCGGCCGGGGCCGCGGCGGGCGTGGCCGTGGGTGTCGTCGGCGGCATGGTCGCGGCGGAGGTGGTCGACGAGATCGGTGACGCCTTCGAGGGCGAGGAGGACGAGGGGAGCGAGGAGGAGGGCTGA
- a CDS encoding carbohydrate ABC transporter permease: MAAPLARPAKTPAPPAVPPPAGSAGPAGPGKPGGPGTRRGQRRAVALFTVPFFALFAAVTVLPMIYAVWMSLYREESSGLGFGGTERVFAGFGNFTEALGNEAFLRSFGNIALYCALYIPAMVGGALILALLVDSTMARARRFFQIAYFLPHAVPGLIASLIWLYLYTPGLSPVTDALDALGADWNFFGEDEAILSVVNISAWQWTGYNMIIFYAGLQAVPREVLEAATVDGAGALRTAFQVKIPMIRPTVVLTLLFTCVGAIQLFDAPKLVQLRANTMGEDWSPTMFIYTAAFKGHDYGLAAASSLLLALVAGLLSFVVTKLGNRWKAS, from the coding sequence GTGGCAGCCCCACTCGCCCGGCCGGCCAAGACCCCGGCACCCCCGGCCGTGCCGCCGCCCGCCGGATCCGCCGGACCGGCCGGACCAGGGAAGCCGGGCGGCCCCGGCACTCGACGGGGACAGCGCCGGGCCGTGGCCCTGTTCACCGTCCCGTTCTTCGCACTCTTCGCCGCCGTCACCGTCCTGCCGATGATCTACGCGGTCTGGATGAGCCTCTACCGGGAGGAATCCTCCGGCCTGGGATTCGGCGGAACCGAGCGCGTCTTCGCCGGGTTCGGCAACTTCACCGAAGCCCTTGGCAACGAGGCGTTCCTCCGCTCCTTCGGGAACATCGCCCTCTACTGCGCCCTCTACATCCCCGCGATGGTCGGCGGCGCGCTCATCCTGGCCCTGCTCGTCGACTCGACCATGGCCCGGGCCAGGCGCTTCTTCCAGATCGCCTACTTCCTGCCGCACGCGGTGCCCGGCCTGATCGCCTCCCTGATCTGGCTCTACCTCTACACACCCGGCCTCAGCCCGGTCACCGACGCCCTCGACGCGCTCGGCGCCGACTGGAACTTCTTCGGCGAGGACGAGGCGATCCTCTCCGTCGTCAACATCTCCGCCTGGCAGTGGACCGGTTACAACATGATCATCTTCTATGCGGGTCTCCAGGCCGTTCCCCGCGAGGTCCTGGAAGCCGCGACCGTCGACGGAGCCGGCGCCCTGCGCACCGCCTTCCAGGTCAAGATCCCCATGATCCGGCCGACCGTCGTGCTGACCCTGCTGTTCACCTGCGTCGGCGCCATCCAGCTCTTCGACGCCCCCAAACTCGTCCAACTGCGCGCCAACACCATGGGCGAGGACTGGTCGCCGACCATGTTCATCTACACCGCGGCCTTCAAGGGCCACGATTACGGCCTGGCCGCCGCGAGCTCCCTCCTGCTCGCCCTCGTCGCCGGCCTGCTGTCCTTCGTCGTCACCAAGCTCGGCAACCGGTGGAAGGCATCATGA
- a CDS encoding DinB family protein, whose amino-acid sequence MKSDDRVGPPLLGSERETLRAFLDYHRETLAMKCAGLSDEELRERSMAPSTLSLLALLRHLAEVERAWFRRVFDDEAAPMVWSQKPFDFQAAYDASASTGAEAFAAWEAEVETSRRIEREAASLDLVGRQPRWEKDVSLRMVMVHVLLEYGRHNGHADLLREGVDGTVGA is encoded by the coding sequence ATGAAGAGTGACGACCGGGTCGGGCCTCCGCTCCTGGGCAGCGAGCGCGAGACGCTGCGGGCCTTTCTCGACTACCACCGGGAGACCCTGGCCATGAAGTGCGCGGGGCTGAGCGACGAGGAGTTGCGCGAGCGGTCGATGGCGCCGTCCACCTTGTCGCTGCTGGCTCTGCTCCGGCATCTGGCGGAGGTGGAACGCGCCTGGTTCCGGAGGGTGTTCGACGACGAGGCGGCTCCGATGGTGTGGTCGCAGAAGCCGTTCGACTTCCAGGCGGCGTACGACGCGAGCGCCTCGACCGGGGCCGAGGCGTTCGCCGCCTGGGAGGCGGAGGTGGAGACCTCGCGCCGGATCGAGCGGGAGGCGGCCTCGCTGGACCTGGTGGGGCGTCAGCCGCGCTGGGAGAAGGACGTCTCGCTGCGGATGGTCATGGTGCACGTCCTGCTGGAGTACGGCCGCCACAACGGTCACGCGGACCTGCTGCGGGAAGGGGTGGACGGCACGGTGGGGGCCTGA
- a CDS encoding DUF6381 family protein — protein sequence MNLYDSPAERARRTRERAEELGRAADRATDPEHRRRLRAKALRLLREEPAPDPGC from the coding sequence ATGAACCTGTACGACAGCCCGGCGGAGCGAGCCCGCCGCACCCGTGAACGCGCCGAGGAACTGGGACGCGCCGCCGACCGGGCCACCGACCCCGAGCACCGTCGACGGCTGCGGGCGAAGGCGCTGCGACTGCTCCGCGAGGAGCCCGCACCCGACCCGGGCTGCTAG